Proteins encoded by one window of Hippoglossus hippoglossus isolate fHipHip1 chromosome 15, fHipHip1.pri, whole genome shotgun sequence:
- the LOC117775963 gene encoding vinculin-like isoform X3, with the protein MPVFHTKTIESILEPVAQQISHLVIMHEEGEVDGKAIPDLTVPVAAVQAAVSNLVRVGKETVQTTEDQVMKRDMPPAFIKVENSSSKLVQAAQMLKADPYSVPARDYLIDGSRGILSGTSDLLLTFDEAEVRKIIRVCKGILEYLTVAEVVETMEDLITYTKNLGPGMTKMSKMIEERQQELTHQEHRQMLVNSMSTVKELLPVLISAIKIFVATKTSRGAGVEEAERNRKFTFEKMSGEINEIIRVLQLTTWDEDAWANKKDMEAMKRSLALIESKMALAQSWLKDPHGQPGGHGEVALRMILDEAGKVGELCAGKERKDILVTTKALGQMTDQVADLRARGQGPTPGCMQRAGQCLQGLDLLFGKVDGASRRLEALINAKQAIARRLDAAQAWLADPNGGPEGEENIRALLAEAKRIADLCEDPKERDDILRSISEIAGLTAKLMELRKQLKLQPHATSRWHILPAWILCCCLSTLGFSPTIRGKGDSPEARALAKQIGSALMNLQSKTNRAVANMRPAKPAVTLEGKMEQALRWVNNPWVDDRGVGQAAIRGMVGEGRRLAGGLLGPYRQDMIGRCDRTEALMGSLADMAARGEAEAPHARATAAQLQESLKDLRKHMQEVMTQEVSDVFSDTTTPIKLLAVAATAPADAPNREEVFDERAGNFEAHAGRLGATAEKAAAVGTANKMTVEGIHAAVKHARDLTPQVTTAARILLKNPGNKAAYEHFDTMKNQWIDNVERLTSLVDEAIDTKSLLDASEEAIKKDIDKCRVAMANVQPQMLVAGATSIARRANRVLLVAKREVENSEDPRFRDTVKHASDILSHTISPMVMDAKGVAGNIQDKALQKAYLDSCLRILGAVGKVREAFQPQEPDFPPPPPDLDQLHVSDEQAPPKPPLPEGEVPPPRPPPPEERDEEFPEQKVGEVLSEPMMVAARQLHDEARKWSSKPEDEEVVEEREVDDDDEFTDGEDDYEPELLMMPSNQPVNQPMLAAAQALHQEARKWSSKGNDIIAAAKRMALLMAEMSRLVRGGSGNKRAMIQCAKDIAKASDEVTRLAKEVAKQCTDRRIRTNLLQVCERIPTISTQLKILSTVKATMLGRTNISEEESEQATEMLVHNAQNLMQSVKETVREAEAASIKIRTDSGCTLRWVRKTPWYQ; encoded by the exons ATGCCGGTGTTCCACACCAAGACGATCGAGAGTATCCTGGAGCCGGTGGCCCAGCAGATCTCCCACCTGGTCATCATGCacgaggagggggaggtggacGGGAAAGCCATCCCGGATCTCACGGTGCCGGTGGCCGCGGTGCAGGCGGCAGTCAGCAACCTTGTCCGG GTGGGGAAGGAAACGGTTCAAACCACCGAAGACCAGGTGATGAAGAGAGACATGCCCCCTGCTTTCAttaa ggtgGAGAATTCGAGCTCGAAGCTTGTCCAGGCGGCGCAGATGCTAAAGGCAGATCCATACTCTGTTCCCGCACGAGATTACCTGATTGATGGGTCCAGAGGGATACTGTCGGGGACGTCCGACCTGCTGCTCACCTTTGATgaggcagag GTGCGTAAGATCATCAGAGTATGTAAAGGAATCCTGGAGTATCTGACTGTGGccgaggtggtggagaccatGGAGGACCTCATCACTTACACCAAGAACCTGGGTCCAG ggatgaccaaaatgtcaaagatgattgaggagaggcagcaggagctGACGCACCAAGAACACAGACAGATGCTGGTCAACTCCATGAGCACTGTCAAAGAGCTGCTGCCTGTCCTCATATcag CTATAAAGATCTTTGTCGCAACAAAGACCAGTCGAGGTGCCGGcgtggaggaggcggagaggaaCAGAAAGTTCACCTTTGAAAAGATGAGCGGTGAAATCAACGAGATTATAAGGGTCTTACAGCTCACCACGTGGGATGAAGACGCGTGGGCCAACAAG AAG GATATGGAGGCTATGAAGAGATCTCTCGCTTTGATTGAGTCTAAGATGGCACTAGCTCAAAGTTGGCTCAAAGACCCTCATGGACAGCCAG GTGGCCACGGCGAGGTCGCCCTGCGTATGATACTGGACGAAGCCGGTAAGGTGGGAGAGCTGTGTGCtgggaaggagaggaaagataTTCTTGTAACTACCAAGGCTCTGGGACAAATGACCGACCAGGTCGCAGATCTACGAGCCAG AGGCCAGGGCCCGACCCCCGGGTGCATGCAGCGTGCCGGCCAGTGCTTGCAGGGCTTAGACTTGTTATTTGGCAAAGTGGATGGAGCTTCCCGCAGACTGGAGGCTCTCATCAACGCCAAGCAGGCCATCGCCAGGAGGCTGGACGCAGCACag GCCTGGCTGGCTGATCCTAACGGTGGTCCCGAGGGGGAGGAGAACATCAGAGCGCTGCTTGCAGAGGCCAAACGCATCGCTGACCTGTGCGAAGATCCCAAAGAGAGGGACGACATCCTGCGCTCCATCAGTGAGATCGCCGGGCTCACCGCCAAACTCATGGAGCTCCGCAAACA GCTCAAACTTCAGCCTCATGCCACCAGTAGATGGCATATTTTACCTGCCTGGATATTATGTTGTTGCCTGTCAACCTTGGGCTTCAGTCCAACCATAAG GGGCAAAGGTGACAGTCCGGAGGCCCGTGCACTGGCAAAGCAGATTGGTTCGGCGCTAATGAACCTGCAGTCGAAAACCAACAGAGCCGTGGCCAACATGAGGCCGGCAAAGCCCGCCGTCACCTTGGAGGGAAAGATGGAGCAGGCCCTCCGCTGGGTGAACAACCCCTGGGTGGACGACAGAGGAGTAG GTCAGGCAGCGATCAGAGGAATGGTTGGAGAAGGGAGGAGGTTGGCAGGAGGCTTGTTAGGCCCGTATCGACAGGACATGATTGGACGCTGCGACCGAACAGAGGCCCTAATGGGATCTTTGGCAGACATGGCGGCCAGGGGCGAGGCAGAGGCTCCTCACGCACGAGCCACAGCCGCGCAGCTGCAGGAAAGCCTCAAG GACCTGAGGAAGCACATGCAGGAGGTGATGACCCAGGAGGTGTCCGATGTTTTCAGTGACACCACCACCCCTATCAAGCTGCTGGCTGTGGCTGCAACTGCTCCAGCTGATGCCCCCAACAGGGAGGAG GTTTTCGACGAGCGTGCAGGGAACTTTGAGGCCCACGCAGGTCGGCTGGGGGCGACGGCCGAGAAGGCTGCTGCCGTGGGAACAGCCAATAAGATGACAGTAGAGGGGATTCATGCTGCTGTGAAACATGCCAGGGACCTCACGCCACAG GTGACCACCGCTGCTCGGATCCTGTTGAAGAATCCTGGAAACAAAGCAGCGTACGAGCACTTTGACACCATGAAGAACCAGTGGATTGACAACGTGGAGAGACTCACTA GTCTGGTGGACGAGGCCATCGACACCAAATCTCTCCTAGATGCTTCCGAGGAGGCTATAAAGAAAGACATCGACAAGTGCCGAGTTGCCATGGCAAATGTTCAGCCCCAAATGCTTGTTGCCGGGGCAACAAGCATAGCAAGACGAGCTAACCGGGTCCTGTTGGTGGCAAAGAGGGAAGTGGAGAACTCTGAAGATCCGCGCTTCAgagacacagtgaaacatgcGTCAGACATCCTCTCACACACCATCTCACCCATGGTGATGGACGCCAAGGGGGTGGCTGGAAACATTCAAGATAAAG CTCTGCAGAAGGCCTACCTGGACTCATGTCTGAGGATCCTTGGTGCCGTAGGAAAAGTTAGAGAAGCTTTCCAACCTCAGGAGCCTgatttccctcctcctcctcctgacctgGACCAGCTCCat GTCAGTGATGAGCAGGCGCCACCCAAGCCCCCCTTGCCAGAGGGCGAGGTGCCCCCGCCGCGGCCCCCTCCCCCAGAAGAGAGGGACGAGGAGTTCCCTGAGCAGAAGGTCGGGGAGGTGCTCAGCGAGCCCATGATGGTGGCGGCCAGGCAGCTGCACGACGAGGCGCGCAAGTGGTCCAGCAAG cctgaggatgaggaggtggtagaggagagggaggtagaTGATGACGATGAGTTTACTGATGGTGAGGATGACTATGAGCCAGAGCTGCTGATGATGCCCTCCAACCAGCCTGTCAATCAACCCATGCTGGCAGCAGCCCAGGCTCTCCACCAGGAGGCGCGCAAATGGTCCAGCAAG GGTAATGACATCATTGCAGCGGCCAAGCGCATGGCTCTGCTGATGGCAGAAATGTCCCGGCTGGTGCGCGGCGGGAGCGGGAACAAGCGGGCGATGATTCAGTGCGCCAAGGACATCGCCAAGGCCTCGGATGAGGTGACGAGACTGGCTAAGGAGGTGGCCAAGCAGTGCACCGACAGACGCATCAGGACCAACCTGCTGCAG GTGTGTGAGCGCATCCCGACCATCAGCACGCAGCTGAAGATCCTCTCCACCGTCAAAGCCACCATGCTGGGAcggacaaacatcagtgaagAGGAGTCAGAGCAG GCCACCGAGATGTTGGTCCACAACGCCCAGAATCTGATGCAGTCAGTGAAGGAGACCGTCAGGGAAGCCGAAGCCGCCTCCATCAAGATCCGCACGGACTCAGGATGCACCCTTCGATGGGTGCGCAAGACCCCTTGGTACCAATAA
- the LOC117775963 gene encoding vinculin-like isoform X2, with product MPVFHTKTIESILEPVAQQISHLVIMHEEGEVDGKAIPDLTVPVAAVQAAVSNLVRVGKETVQTTEDQVMKRDMPPAFIKVENSSSKLVQAAQMLKADPYSVPARDYLIDGSRGILSGTSDLLLTFDEAEVRKIIRVCKGILEYLTVAEVVETMEDLITYTKNLGPGMTKMSKMIEERQQELTHQEHRQMLVNSMSTVKELLPVLISAIKIFVATKTSRGAGVEEAERNRKFTFEKMSGEINEIIRVLQLTTWDEDAWANKDMEAMKRSLALIESKMALAQSWLKDPHGQPGGHGEVALRMILDEAGKVGELCAGKERKDILVTTKALGQMTDQVADLRARGQGPTPGCMQRAGQCLQGLDLLFGKVDGASRRLEALINAKQAIARRLDAAQAWLADPNGGPEGEENIRALLAEAKRIADLCEDPKERDDILRSISEIAGLTAKLMELRKQLKLQPHATSRWHILPAWILCCCLSTLGFSPTIRGKGDSPEARALAKQIGSALMNLQSKTNRAVANMRPAKPAVTLEGKMEQALRWVNNPWVDDRGVECERLQWITGQAAIRGMVGEGRRLAGGLLGPYRQDMIGRCDRTEALMGSLADMAARGEAEAPHARATAAQLQESLKDLRKHMQEVMTQEVSDVFSDTTTPIKLLAVAATAPADAPNREEVFDERAGNFEAHAGRLGATAEKAAAVGTANKMTVEGIHAAVKHARDLTPQVTTAARILLKNPGNKAAYEHFDTMKNQWIDNVERLTSLVDEAIDTKSLLDASEEAIKKDIDKCRVAMANVQPQMLVAGATSIARRANRVLLVAKREVENSEDPRFRDTVKHASDILSHTISPMVMDAKGVAGNIQDKALQKAYLDSCLRILGAVGKVREAFQPQEPDFPPPPPDLDQLHVSDEQAPPKPPLPEGEVPPPRPPPPEERDEEFPEQKVGEVLSEPMMVAARQLHDEARKWSSKPEDEEVVEEREVDDDDEFTDGEDDYEPELLMMPSNQPVNQPMLAAAQALHQEARKWSSKGNDIIAAAKRMALLMAEMSRLVRGGSGNKRAMIQCAKDIAKASDEVTRLAKEVAKQCTDRRIRTNLLQVCERIPTISTQLKILSTVKATMLGRTNISEEESEQATEMLVHNAQNLMQSVKETVREAEAASIKIRTDSGCTLRWVRKTPWYQ from the exons ATGCCGGTGTTCCACACCAAGACGATCGAGAGTATCCTGGAGCCGGTGGCCCAGCAGATCTCCCACCTGGTCATCATGCacgaggagggggaggtggacGGGAAAGCCATCCCGGATCTCACGGTGCCGGTGGCCGCGGTGCAGGCGGCAGTCAGCAACCTTGTCCGG GTGGGGAAGGAAACGGTTCAAACCACCGAAGACCAGGTGATGAAGAGAGACATGCCCCCTGCTTTCAttaa ggtgGAGAATTCGAGCTCGAAGCTTGTCCAGGCGGCGCAGATGCTAAAGGCAGATCCATACTCTGTTCCCGCACGAGATTACCTGATTGATGGGTCCAGAGGGATACTGTCGGGGACGTCCGACCTGCTGCTCACCTTTGATgaggcagag GTGCGTAAGATCATCAGAGTATGTAAAGGAATCCTGGAGTATCTGACTGTGGccgaggtggtggagaccatGGAGGACCTCATCACTTACACCAAGAACCTGGGTCCAG ggatgaccaaaatgtcaaagatgattgaggagaggcagcaggagctGACGCACCAAGAACACAGACAGATGCTGGTCAACTCCATGAGCACTGTCAAAGAGCTGCTGCCTGTCCTCATATcag CTATAAAGATCTTTGTCGCAACAAAGACCAGTCGAGGTGCCGGcgtggaggaggcggagaggaaCAGAAAGTTCACCTTTGAAAAGATGAGCGGTGAAATCAACGAGATTATAAGGGTCTTACAGCTCACCACGTGGGATGAAGACGCGTGGGCCAACAAG GATATGGAGGCTATGAAGAGATCTCTCGCTTTGATTGAGTCTAAGATGGCACTAGCTCAAAGTTGGCTCAAAGACCCTCATGGACAGCCAG GTGGCCACGGCGAGGTCGCCCTGCGTATGATACTGGACGAAGCCGGTAAGGTGGGAGAGCTGTGTGCtgggaaggagaggaaagataTTCTTGTAACTACCAAGGCTCTGGGACAAATGACCGACCAGGTCGCAGATCTACGAGCCAG AGGCCAGGGCCCGACCCCCGGGTGCATGCAGCGTGCCGGCCAGTGCTTGCAGGGCTTAGACTTGTTATTTGGCAAAGTGGATGGAGCTTCCCGCAGACTGGAGGCTCTCATCAACGCCAAGCAGGCCATCGCCAGGAGGCTGGACGCAGCACag GCCTGGCTGGCTGATCCTAACGGTGGTCCCGAGGGGGAGGAGAACATCAGAGCGCTGCTTGCAGAGGCCAAACGCATCGCTGACCTGTGCGAAGATCCCAAAGAGAGGGACGACATCCTGCGCTCCATCAGTGAGATCGCCGGGCTCACCGCCAAACTCATGGAGCTCCGCAAACA GCTCAAACTTCAGCCTCATGCCACCAGTAGATGGCATATTTTACCTGCCTGGATATTATGTTGTTGCCTGTCAACCTTGGGCTTCAGTCCAACCATAAG GGGCAAAGGTGACAGTCCGGAGGCCCGTGCACTGGCAAAGCAGATTGGTTCGGCGCTAATGAACCTGCAGTCGAAAACCAACAGAGCCGTGGCCAACATGAGGCCGGCAAAGCCCGCCGTCACCTTGGAGGGAAAGATGGAGCAGGCCCTCCGCTGGGTGAACAACCCCTGGGTGGACGACAGAGGAGTAG AGTGTGAGAGGCTGCAGTGGATCACAG GTCAGGCAGCGATCAGAGGAATGGTTGGAGAAGGGAGGAGGTTGGCAGGAGGCTTGTTAGGCCCGTATCGACAGGACATGATTGGACGCTGCGACCGAACAGAGGCCCTAATGGGATCTTTGGCAGACATGGCGGCCAGGGGCGAGGCAGAGGCTCCTCACGCACGAGCCACAGCCGCGCAGCTGCAGGAAAGCCTCAAG GACCTGAGGAAGCACATGCAGGAGGTGATGACCCAGGAGGTGTCCGATGTTTTCAGTGACACCACCACCCCTATCAAGCTGCTGGCTGTGGCTGCAACTGCTCCAGCTGATGCCCCCAACAGGGAGGAG GTTTTCGACGAGCGTGCAGGGAACTTTGAGGCCCACGCAGGTCGGCTGGGGGCGACGGCCGAGAAGGCTGCTGCCGTGGGAACAGCCAATAAGATGACAGTAGAGGGGATTCATGCTGCTGTGAAACATGCCAGGGACCTCACGCCACAG GTGACCACCGCTGCTCGGATCCTGTTGAAGAATCCTGGAAACAAAGCAGCGTACGAGCACTTTGACACCATGAAGAACCAGTGGATTGACAACGTGGAGAGACTCACTA GTCTGGTGGACGAGGCCATCGACACCAAATCTCTCCTAGATGCTTCCGAGGAGGCTATAAAGAAAGACATCGACAAGTGCCGAGTTGCCATGGCAAATGTTCAGCCCCAAATGCTTGTTGCCGGGGCAACAAGCATAGCAAGACGAGCTAACCGGGTCCTGTTGGTGGCAAAGAGGGAAGTGGAGAACTCTGAAGATCCGCGCTTCAgagacacagtgaaacatgcGTCAGACATCCTCTCACACACCATCTCACCCATGGTGATGGACGCCAAGGGGGTGGCTGGAAACATTCAAGATAAAG CTCTGCAGAAGGCCTACCTGGACTCATGTCTGAGGATCCTTGGTGCCGTAGGAAAAGTTAGAGAAGCTTTCCAACCTCAGGAGCCTgatttccctcctcctcctcctgacctgGACCAGCTCCat GTCAGTGATGAGCAGGCGCCACCCAAGCCCCCCTTGCCAGAGGGCGAGGTGCCCCCGCCGCGGCCCCCTCCCCCAGAAGAGAGGGACGAGGAGTTCCCTGAGCAGAAGGTCGGGGAGGTGCTCAGCGAGCCCATGATGGTGGCGGCCAGGCAGCTGCACGACGAGGCGCGCAAGTGGTCCAGCAAG cctgaggatgaggaggtggtagaggagagggaggtagaTGATGACGATGAGTTTACTGATGGTGAGGATGACTATGAGCCAGAGCTGCTGATGATGCCCTCCAACCAGCCTGTCAATCAACCCATGCTGGCAGCAGCCCAGGCTCTCCACCAGGAGGCGCGCAAATGGTCCAGCAAG GGTAATGACATCATTGCAGCGGCCAAGCGCATGGCTCTGCTGATGGCAGAAATGTCCCGGCTGGTGCGCGGCGGGAGCGGGAACAAGCGGGCGATGATTCAGTGCGCCAAGGACATCGCCAAGGCCTCGGATGAGGTGACGAGACTGGCTAAGGAGGTGGCCAAGCAGTGCACCGACAGACGCATCAGGACCAACCTGCTGCAG GTGTGTGAGCGCATCCCGACCATCAGCACGCAGCTGAAGATCCTCTCCACCGTCAAAGCCACCATGCTGGGAcggacaaacatcagtgaagAGGAGTCAGAGCAG GCCACCGAGATGTTGGTCCACAACGCCCAGAATCTGATGCAGTCAGTGAAGGAGACCGTCAGGGAAGCCGAAGCCGCCTCCATCAAGATCCGCACGGACTCAGGATGCACCCTTCGATGGGTGCGCAAGACCCCTTGGTACCAATAA
- the LOC117775963 gene encoding vinculin-like isoform X10, with translation MPVFHTKTIESILEPVAQQISHLVIMHEEGEVDGKAIPDLTVPVAAVQAAVSNLVRVGKETVQTTEDQVMKRDMPPAFIKVENSSSKLVQAAQMLKADPYSVPARDYLIDGSRGILSGTSDLLLTFDEAEVRKIIRVCKGILEYLTVAEVVETMEDLITYTKNLGPGMTKMSKMIEERQQELTHQEHRQMLVNSMSTVKELLPVLISAIKIFVATKTSRGAGVEEAERNRKFTFEKMSGEINEIIRVLQLTTWDEDAWANKKDMEAMKRSLALIESKMALAQSWLKDPHGQPGGHGEVALRMILDEAGKVGELCAGKERKDILVTTKALGQMTDQVADLRARGQGPTPGCMQRAGQCLQGLDLLFGKVDGASRRLEALINAKQAIARRLDAAQAWLADPNGGPEGEENIRALLAEAKRIADLCEDPKERDDILRSISEIAGLTAKLMELRKQGKGDSPEARALAKQIGSALMNLQSKTNRAVANMRPAKPAVTLEGKMEQALRWVNNPWVDDRGVGQAAIRGMVGEGRRLAGGLLGPYRQDMIGRCDRTEALMGSLADMAARGEAEAPHARATAAQLQESLKDLRKHMQEVMTQEVSDVFSDTTTPIKLLAVAATAPADAPNREEVFDERAGNFEAHAGRLGATAEKAAAVGTANKMTVEGIHAAVKHARDLTPQVTTAARILLKNPGNKAAYEHFDTMKNQWIDNVERLTSLVDEAIDTKSLLDASEEAIKKDIDKCRVAMANVQPQMLVAGATSIARRANRVLLVAKREVENSEDPRFRDTVKHASDILSHTISPMVMDAKGVAGNIQDKALQKAYLDSCLRILGAVGKVREAFQPQEPDFPPPPPDLDQLHVSDEQAPPKPPLPEGEVPPPRPPPPEERDEEFPEQKVGEVLSEPMMVAARQLHDEARKWSSKGNDIIAAAKRMALLMAEMSRLVRGGSGNKRAMIQCAKDIAKASDEVTRLAKEVAKQCTDRRIRTNLLQVCERIPTISTQLKILSTVKATMLGRTNISEEESEQATEMLVHNAQNLMQSVKETVREAEAASIKIRTDSGCTLRWVRKTPWYQ, from the exons ATGCCGGTGTTCCACACCAAGACGATCGAGAGTATCCTGGAGCCGGTGGCCCAGCAGATCTCCCACCTGGTCATCATGCacgaggagggggaggtggacGGGAAAGCCATCCCGGATCTCACGGTGCCGGTGGCCGCGGTGCAGGCGGCAGTCAGCAACCTTGTCCGG GTGGGGAAGGAAACGGTTCAAACCACCGAAGACCAGGTGATGAAGAGAGACATGCCCCCTGCTTTCAttaa ggtgGAGAATTCGAGCTCGAAGCTTGTCCAGGCGGCGCAGATGCTAAAGGCAGATCCATACTCTGTTCCCGCACGAGATTACCTGATTGATGGGTCCAGAGGGATACTGTCGGGGACGTCCGACCTGCTGCTCACCTTTGATgaggcagag GTGCGTAAGATCATCAGAGTATGTAAAGGAATCCTGGAGTATCTGACTGTGGccgaggtggtggagaccatGGAGGACCTCATCACTTACACCAAGAACCTGGGTCCAG ggatgaccaaaatgtcaaagatgattgaggagaggcagcaggagctGACGCACCAAGAACACAGACAGATGCTGGTCAACTCCATGAGCACTGTCAAAGAGCTGCTGCCTGTCCTCATATcag CTATAAAGATCTTTGTCGCAACAAAGACCAGTCGAGGTGCCGGcgtggaggaggcggagaggaaCAGAAAGTTCACCTTTGAAAAGATGAGCGGTGAAATCAACGAGATTATAAGGGTCTTACAGCTCACCACGTGGGATGAAGACGCGTGGGCCAACAAG AAG GATATGGAGGCTATGAAGAGATCTCTCGCTTTGATTGAGTCTAAGATGGCACTAGCTCAAAGTTGGCTCAAAGACCCTCATGGACAGCCAG GTGGCCACGGCGAGGTCGCCCTGCGTATGATACTGGACGAAGCCGGTAAGGTGGGAGAGCTGTGTGCtgggaaggagaggaaagataTTCTTGTAACTACCAAGGCTCTGGGACAAATGACCGACCAGGTCGCAGATCTACGAGCCAG AGGCCAGGGCCCGACCCCCGGGTGCATGCAGCGTGCCGGCCAGTGCTTGCAGGGCTTAGACTTGTTATTTGGCAAAGTGGATGGAGCTTCCCGCAGACTGGAGGCTCTCATCAACGCCAAGCAGGCCATCGCCAGGAGGCTGGACGCAGCACag GCCTGGCTGGCTGATCCTAACGGTGGTCCCGAGGGGGAGGAGAACATCAGAGCGCTGCTTGCAGAGGCCAAACGCATCGCTGACCTGTGCGAAGATCCCAAAGAGAGGGACGACATCCTGCGCTCCATCAGTGAGATCGCCGGGCTCACCGCCAAACTCATGGAGCTCCGCAAACA GGGCAAAGGTGACAGTCCGGAGGCCCGTGCACTGGCAAAGCAGATTGGTTCGGCGCTAATGAACCTGCAGTCGAAAACCAACAGAGCCGTGGCCAACATGAGGCCGGCAAAGCCCGCCGTCACCTTGGAGGGAAAGATGGAGCAGGCCCTCCGCTGGGTGAACAACCCCTGGGTGGACGACAGAGGAGTAG GTCAGGCAGCGATCAGAGGAATGGTTGGAGAAGGGAGGAGGTTGGCAGGAGGCTTGTTAGGCCCGTATCGACAGGACATGATTGGACGCTGCGACCGAACAGAGGCCCTAATGGGATCTTTGGCAGACATGGCGGCCAGGGGCGAGGCAGAGGCTCCTCACGCACGAGCCACAGCCGCGCAGCTGCAGGAAAGCCTCAAG GACCTGAGGAAGCACATGCAGGAGGTGATGACCCAGGAGGTGTCCGATGTTTTCAGTGACACCACCACCCCTATCAAGCTGCTGGCTGTGGCTGCAACTGCTCCAGCTGATGCCCCCAACAGGGAGGAG GTTTTCGACGAGCGTGCAGGGAACTTTGAGGCCCACGCAGGTCGGCTGGGGGCGACGGCCGAGAAGGCTGCTGCCGTGGGAACAGCCAATAAGATGACAGTAGAGGGGATTCATGCTGCTGTGAAACATGCCAGGGACCTCACGCCACAG GTGACCACCGCTGCTCGGATCCTGTTGAAGAATCCTGGAAACAAAGCAGCGTACGAGCACTTTGACACCATGAAGAACCAGTGGATTGACAACGTGGAGAGACTCACTA GTCTGGTGGACGAGGCCATCGACACCAAATCTCTCCTAGATGCTTCCGAGGAGGCTATAAAGAAAGACATCGACAAGTGCCGAGTTGCCATGGCAAATGTTCAGCCCCAAATGCTTGTTGCCGGGGCAACAAGCATAGCAAGACGAGCTAACCGGGTCCTGTTGGTGGCAAAGAGGGAAGTGGAGAACTCTGAAGATCCGCGCTTCAgagacacagtgaaacatgcGTCAGACATCCTCTCACACACCATCTCACCCATGGTGATGGACGCCAAGGGGGTGGCTGGAAACATTCAAGATAAAG CTCTGCAGAAGGCCTACCTGGACTCATGTCTGAGGATCCTTGGTGCCGTAGGAAAAGTTAGAGAAGCTTTCCAACCTCAGGAGCCTgatttccctcctcctcctcctgacctgGACCAGCTCCat GTCAGTGATGAGCAGGCGCCACCCAAGCCCCCCTTGCCAGAGGGCGAGGTGCCCCCGCCGCGGCCCCCTCCCCCAGAAGAGAGGGACGAGGAGTTCCCTGAGCAGAAGGTCGGGGAGGTGCTCAGCGAGCCCATGATGGTGGCGGCCAGGCAGCTGCACGACGAGGCGCGCAAGTGGTCCAGCAAG GGTAATGACATCATTGCAGCGGCCAAGCGCATGGCTCTGCTGATGGCAGAAATGTCCCGGCTGGTGCGCGGCGGGAGCGGGAACAAGCGGGCGATGATTCAGTGCGCCAAGGACATCGCCAAGGCCTCGGATGAGGTGACGAGACTGGCTAAGGAGGTGGCCAAGCAGTGCACCGACAGACGCATCAGGACCAACCTGCTGCAG GTGTGTGAGCGCATCCCGACCATCAGCACGCAGCTGAAGATCCTCTCCACCGTCAAAGCCACCATGCTGGGAcggacaaacatcagtgaagAGGAGTCAGAGCAG GCCACCGAGATGTTGGTCCACAACGCCCAGAATCTGATGCAGTCAGTGAAGGAGACCGTCAGGGAAGCCGAAGCCGCCTCCATCAAGATCCGCACGGACTCAGGATGCACCCTTCGATGGGTGCGCAAGACCCCTTGGTACCAATAA